The Actinomycetota bacterium genome contains a region encoding:
- a CDS encoding MFS transporter, which produces MSSRLRGVTGGAPVLPLLILFALNLVDEFDRVAFGVLTPEIRNEFGLSDEQIVLIGATVAVLVLMAALPIGYLADRVRRVRLSGIAALAWASMTILTGLAPVVAVLFLARLGAGLGRIINEPVHSSLLADLYEPHAHPKVFAFHRMANPLGLGSAVVIGLLASAWDWRFVFIALSVPTFLLVLSLTRLREPIRGESVDRDLAREAAETVEPVPFGEAKRQLFAVRTLRRLWAGIFLLGIGAITLPQIISLFFEREYGFGSQGRGFVVFMSGAGTLIGLFVGQRIAGRALAAGRVEQLARYNGLSFVVLGSGLLAMSLAPWAPLSVAFNFVGGLGLGAYQPNYFPLVGLVAPPRVRSQGFAWAIVYLGMGGLLSPLTASIGDSEAGYRVAVSLLSVLLMLGGALVYSAWRFVARDVAQAAATLETAVNLRRELEETGEQALLTCRGVDVAYDGVQVLFGVDLQVREGEIVALLGTNGAGKSTLLKTITGLVDPIGGAIFYAGRDITHTDAVQSAKLGISQIPGGKSVFPTLTVAEHFKVAAWLMGDEQDRVDAATEEVLETFPRLRERWDQMAGNLSGGEQQMLGLGMALLARPKLLMIDELSLGLAPTIVEQLLEMVRRINEAGTTIIVVEQSVNVALTLAERAYFLEKGEVRFSGPTEQLLEREDILRSVFLEGAASAGGNGRRRERRAPDPDATLEIAVAEPVLDVRGLTKRFGGITAVNDVSFVLYPNEILGIIGPNGAGKTTVFDLISGHLRQDSGRLYLQGLDVTEWGADRRALAGLGRSFQDARIFPTMTVAENLAMSLERHLEVRDHLAAALGLPDVRNQEDDIAWTVNDLIEMMNLGAFRDKFVGELSTGSRRIVDLAMAIAHDPSVLILDEPSSGIAQRETEALGPLLRRIRSETGCAMLVIEHDMPLITDISDRMLALELGTVIAEGAPRQVIADPRVVESYLGGDISAINRSGKVTA; this is translated from the coding sequence CGTCACGGGAGGCGCACCCGTCCTCCCGCTGTTGATCCTGTTCGCGCTCAACCTGGTCGACGAGTTCGACAGGGTCGCGTTCGGTGTCCTCACGCCGGAGATCCGCAACGAGTTCGGGCTGTCCGACGAGCAGATCGTGCTGATCGGCGCGACGGTCGCCGTCCTGGTGCTCATGGCTGCGCTCCCTATCGGGTACCTGGCCGACCGGGTCCGCCGGGTCCGGCTGTCGGGGATCGCCGCGCTCGCATGGGCCTCGATGACGATCCTGACCGGGCTGGCTCCCGTCGTCGCGGTCCTGTTCCTGGCGCGGTTGGGAGCGGGACTCGGGAGGATCATCAACGAGCCCGTGCACTCGAGCCTGCTGGCCGACCTGTACGAGCCTCACGCGCACCCGAAGGTCTTCGCGTTCCACCGGATGGCCAACCCCCTCGGTCTCGGTTCGGCGGTGGTGATCGGGCTGCTGGCATCGGCGTGGGACTGGAGGTTCGTCTTCATCGCGCTCTCGGTGCCCACCTTCCTGCTGGTGCTCTCTCTGACGAGGCTGCGCGAGCCGATCCGCGGCGAGAGCGTCGATCGCGACCTCGCCCGGGAGGCGGCCGAGACGGTCGAGCCCGTTCCGTTCGGTGAAGCGAAGCGACAGCTGTTCGCCGTCCGGACGCTGCGCCGGCTGTGGGCGGGCATCTTCCTGCTCGGCATAGGCGCGATAACCCTCCCGCAGATCATCTCCCTGTTCTTCGAGAGGGAGTACGGGTTCGGGAGCCAGGGACGGGGGTTCGTCGTCTTCATGTCGGGAGCCGGGACGCTGATCGGCCTCTTCGTCGGACAGCGGATCGCCGGACGGGCCCTGGCGGCCGGACGGGTGGAGCAGCTCGCTCGCTACAACGGGCTCTCGTTCGTCGTGCTCGGGTCGGGCCTGCTCGCGATGTCGCTCGCCCCGTGGGCGCCGCTGTCGGTCGCGTTCAACTTCGTGGGAGGACTCGGTCTGGGCGCCTACCAGCCGAACTACTTCCCGCTGGTCGGCCTCGTGGCCCCGCCCCGGGTGCGTTCGCAGGGGTTCGCCTGGGCGATCGTCTACCTGGGGATGGGGGGGCTCCTCTCCCCGCTCACCGCCAGCATCGGCGACTCCGAGGCGGGGTACCGCGTCGCGGTCTCGCTCCTGTCGGTCCTGCTGATGCTGGGCGGCGCCCTAGTCTACTCGGCGTGGCGGTTCGTCGCGCGGGACGTGGCCCAGGCGGCCGCGACGCTGGAGACGGCGGTCAACCTGCGCCGGGAGCTCGAGGAGACGGGGGAGCAAGCCCTGCTCACCTGTCGCGGCGTGGACGTCGCCTACGACGGGGTGCAGGTGTTGTTCGGCGTGGATCTCCAGGTGCGGGAGGGCGAGATCGTCGCGCTGCTGGGCACGAACGGGGCAGGCAAGTCGACCCTGCTGAAGACGATCACAGGCCTCGTCGACCCGATCGGCGGAGCGATCTTCTACGCCGGCCGGGACATCACCCACACCGACGCGGTGCAGTCGGCGAAGCTCGGCATCTCCCAGATCCCGGGCGGGAAGAGCGTCTTCCCGACCCTCACGGTCGCCGAGCACTTCAAGGTCGCCGCATGGCTGATGGGAGACGAGCAGGACCGGGTCGATGCGGCCACCGAGGAGGTGCTCGAGACGTTCCCCCGGCTCCGTGAGCGATGGGACCAGATGGCCGGGAACCTGTCGGGAGGCGAACAGCAGATGCTGGGCCTCGGCATGGCGCTGCTCGCCCGTCCGAAGCTCCTCATGATCGACGAGCTCTCGCTCGGTCTCGCTCCGACGATCGTCGAGCAGCTGCTCGAGATGGTCCGGCGGATCAACGAAGCCGGCACGACCATCATCGTCGTCGAGCAGTCGGTGAACGTGGCCCTCACACTGGCCGAGAGGGCGTACTTCCTCGAGAAGGGGGAGGTCAGGTTCTCAGGTCCGACCGAACAGCTGCTCGAGCGCGAGGACATCCTGCGCTCGGTCTTCCTCGAGGGCGCGGCGTCGGCCGGGGGCAACGGCCGGAGGCGGGAGCGCCGGGCTCCCGATCCCGACGCCACGCTCGAGATCGCCGTGGCCGAGCCGGTCCTGGACGTCCGGGGCCTGACGAAGCGCTTCGGCGGCATAACCGCGGTGAACGACGTCAGCTTCGTGCTGTACCCCAACGAGATCCTGGGCATCATCGGTCCCAACGGCGCCGGGAAGACGACCGTCTTCGACCTGATCTCGGGTCACCTCCGGCAGGACTCGGGGCGTCTCTACCTGCAGGGTCTCGACGTCACGGAGTGGGGGGCCGACCGCCGGGCGCTCGCGGGTCTGGGCCGCAGCTTCCAGGACGCCCGGATATTCCCGACGATGACGGTGGCCGAGAACCTGGCGATGAGTCTGGAGAGGCACCTCGAGGTGAGGGACCACCTGGCCGCCGCGCTCGGGCTCCCGGACGTGCGCAACCAGGAGGACGACATCGCTTGGACCGTCAACGACCTGATCGAGATGATGAACCTGGGCGCGTTCCGCGACAAGTTCGTAGGTGAGCTCTCCACCGGGTCGCGGAGGATCGTCGACCTGGCGATGGCGATCGCTCACGATCCGTCCGTCCTGATCCTGGACGAGCCTTCCTCGGGCATCGCGCAGCGGGAGACCGAGGCGCTCGGCCCCCTGCTGCGCCGC